A region from the Lysobacter sp. BMK333-48F3 genome encodes:
- a CDS encoding NADH-quinone oxidoreductase subunit A yields MLAEYLPTLLFLIVAGGIGVALLVVGNVLGPKRPTAEKLSPYECGFEAFEDARMQFDVRYYLIAIQFIIFDLEIIFIVPWATVFRDLGIIGLIEMGIFASMLLLGFVYVWKKGALEWE; encoded by the coding sequence GTGCTGGCCGAATACCTGCCGACCCTGCTGTTCCTGATCGTCGCCGGTGGTATCGGCGTCGCCCTGTTGGTGGTAGGCAATGTGCTCGGGCCCAAGCGCCCGACCGCGGAGAAACTGTCTCCCTACGAATGCGGCTTCGAAGCCTTCGAAGACGCGCGCATGCAGTTCGACGTGCGCTACTACCTGATCGCGATCCAGTTCATCATCTTCGATCTGGAAATCATCTTCATCGTGCCCTGGGCCACCGTGTTCCGAGACCTCGGAATCATCGGCCTGATCGAGATGGGCATCTTCGCCAGCATGCTCCTGCTCGGCTTCGTTTACGTCTGGAAGAAGGGAGCGCTCGAATGGGAGTGA
- the tpiA gene encoding triose-phosphate isomerase codes for MRRRIVAGNWKLHGSREFAFALLDEVAAQTPPPGVERLILPPLPYLGELIEHYGERGLGFGAQDVSANQKGAYTGEVSAAMLKDVGAGYGLVGHSERRQYHGESSELVARKFAAAKAAGLTPILCVGETLDEREDGKTEWRLQEQLAPIFELLGAQALDGAVLAYEPVWAIGTGKTASPEQAQQVHAFIRSEIAAHDATIAGSLPILYGGSVKADNAAALFSQPDVDGGLVGGASLVAADFNAIAAAAAP; via the coding sequence ATGCGCCGCAGGATCGTCGCCGGAAACTGGAAGCTGCACGGCAGCCGCGAGTTCGCTTTCGCCTTGCTCGACGAGGTCGCCGCGCAGACCCCGCCGCCCGGGGTCGAACGGCTGATCCTGCCGCCGCTGCCGTACCTGGGCGAGCTGATCGAACACTACGGCGAGCGCGGCCTGGGCTTCGGCGCGCAGGACGTCAGCGCCAACCAGAAGGGCGCCTACACCGGCGAAGTCTCGGCGGCGATGCTCAAGGATGTCGGCGCCGGCTACGGCCTGGTCGGCCATTCCGAGCGCCGCCAGTACCACGGCGAGAGCAGCGAACTGGTCGCGCGCAAGTTCGCCGCGGCCAAGGCCGCCGGCCTGACCCCGATCCTGTGCGTCGGCGAGACCCTGGACGAGCGCGAAGACGGCAAGACCGAATGGCGCCTGCAGGAACAACTGGCGCCGATCTTCGAACTGCTCGGCGCGCAGGCGCTGGACGGCGCGGTCCTGGCCTACGAGCCGGTCTGGGCGATCGGCACCGGCAAGACCGCCAGCCCGGAGCAGGCCCAGCAGGTCCACGCATTCATTCGTAGCGAAATCGCCGCGCACGATGCTACAATCGCTGGCTCGCTTCCGATCCTCTACGGCGGAAGCGTGAAGGCCGACAACGCCGCCGCGCTGTTTTCCCAGCCCGACGTCGACGGCGGCCTGGTCGGCGGCGCCTCGCTGGTGGCCGCGGATTTCAACGCCATCGCAGCCGCGGCGGCGCCCTGA
- a CDS encoding sulfatase-like hydrolase/transferase, with amino-acid sequence MQDTVARPAFPARRALAWLTGFIFSNALAAIAIAASNIPFAHLAEHWKAAFFLTLALPGHFLFFGAVLGLPALLLGWATRSVRVLGASAVLLQAAWICLLLTDAKVFALYRFHLNAMVANMVFGGAMQDQVVFSGAVWGLIALAVGSVLALEIVIAWLWWRLLERRPGWQRVLKGWLAAAAVMLVGQGMVAYYDARGDRAVMSQLPYIPWAQPITLKDALARFGIERDPGASLPTQGEGLLTYPLRPLQCDPAPKLNVVVILLESLRHDALDPQAMPNVWAYAQRSQWFDDHYSSGNATRFGVFGLLYGLPGGYWHPMLAEQRGSALIGQMKRDGYGMHIYGSAPLYSPEFDRTVFSEVRDRVVNGPRKRKSAERDREILRRLQADIAATPRDGRFFGFVFLDSPHQPYYMPKGYPPLARPMAADVNPLDLGPDHDPTPEFNRYRTAVHYADSLIGEFLRALDAGPFAENTVVLITGDHGEEFNDLKLNYWGHNGNFSDYQLRTPFVLRWPGRAPQKFAHVTAHEDFVPTVMRHALGCRNPAGDYSTGRDLFGPPQPQRPLLVESWSQRGIRQGDRIYLFDSYGAATVVDRRYRPLPNAKVDPTALRQSWDMLTRFQQQH; translated from the coding sequence ATGCAAGATACAGTCGCCCGCCCCGCCTTCCCGGCGCGCCGCGCCCTGGCCTGGCTGACCGGGTTCATCTTCAGCAACGCGCTGGCCGCGATCGCCATCGCCGCGTCCAACATCCCCTTCGCCCATCTGGCCGAGCACTGGAAGGCCGCGTTCTTCCTGACCCTGGCCCTGCCCGGCCACTTCCTGTTCTTCGGCGCCGTACTCGGCCTGCCGGCGCTGCTGCTGGGCTGGGCGACCCGCAGCGTGCGGGTGCTGGGCGCGTCGGCCGTGCTGCTGCAGGCGGCCTGGATCTGCCTGCTGCTGACCGACGCCAAGGTCTTCGCCCTGTACCGGTTCCACCTCAACGCGATGGTCGCCAACATGGTGTTCGGCGGCGCGATGCAGGACCAGGTGGTGTTCTCCGGCGCGGTCTGGGGCCTGATCGCGCTCGCGGTCGGCTCGGTGCTGGCGCTGGAGATCGTGATCGCCTGGCTGTGGTGGCGCCTGCTCGAGCGCCGGCCGGGCTGGCAGCGCGTGCTCAAGGGCTGGCTGGCGGCCGCGGCGGTGATGCTGGTCGGCCAGGGCATGGTCGCCTACTACGACGCGCGCGGCGACCGCGCGGTGATGTCGCAGCTGCCCTACATCCCCTGGGCCCAGCCGATCACGCTCAAGGACGCCTTGGCCCGATTCGGCATCGAGCGCGACCCAGGCGCGTCCTTGCCGACCCAGGGCGAGGGCCTGTTGACCTACCCGCTGCGCCCGCTGCAGTGCGACCCGGCGCCGAAGCTCAACGTGGTGGTGATCCTGCTCGAATCGCTGCGCCACGACGCGCTCGACCCGCAGGCGATGCCCAACGTGTGGGCCTACGCGCAGCGCTCGCAATGGTTCGACGACCACTACAGTTCCGGCAACGCCACCCGCTTCGGCGTGTTCGGCCTGCTCTACGGCCTGCCCGGCGGCTATTGGCACCCGATGCTGGCCGAACAGCGCGGCTCGGCCCTGATCGGGCAGATGAAGCGCGACGGCTACGGCATGCACATCTACGGCAGCGCGCCGCTGTACAGCCCCGAATTCGACCGCACGGTGTTCTCGGAGGTGCGCGACCGGGTGGTCAACGGCCCGCGCAAGCGCAAGAGCGCCGAGCGCGATCGCGAGATCCTGCGCCGGCTGCAGGCCGACATCGCCGCGACCCCGCGCGACGGGCGCTTCTTCGGCTTCGTGTTCCTGGATTCGCCGCACCAGCCCTATTACATGCCCAAGGGCTATCCGCCGCTGGCGCGGCCGATGGCGGCCGACGTCAATCCGCTGGACCTGGGCCCGGACCACGACCCGACCCCGGAATTCAACCGTTACCGCACCGCGGTGCATTACGCCGACAGCCTGATCGGCGAGTTCCTGCGCGCGCTCGACGCCGGCCCCTTCGCCGAAAACACGGTGGTGCTGATCACCGGCGACCACGGCGAGGAATTCAACGACCTCAAGCTCAACTACTGGGGCCATAACGGCAACTTCTCCGACTACCAGCTGCGCACCCCGTTCGTGCTGCGCTGGCCCGGCCGCGCGCCGCAGAAGTTCGCCCACGTCACCGCGCACGAGGATTTCGTCCCGACCGTGATGCGTCACGCCTTGGGCTGCCGCAACCCGGCCGGCGACTACAGCACCGGCCGCGACCTGTTCGGCCCGCCCCAGCCGCAGCGGCCGTTGCTGGTGGAAAGCTGGTCGCAGCGCGGCATCCGTCAGGGCGACCGGATCTATCTGTTCGACAGCTACGGCGCCGCCACCGTGGTCGACCGCCGCTACCGCCCGCTGCCCAACGCCAAGGTCGACCCGACCGCCCTGCGCCAGTCCTGGGACATGCTGACCCGGTTCCAGCAACAGCACTGA
- a CDS encoding 2-oxoglutarate and iron-dependent oxygenase domain-containing protein produces MSQIPTLDIRRFDTDREAFVAELGAAYREWGFAGIRGHGISDEQIDRSYDVFKRFFALPDEVKRKYHVPGGGGARGYTPFGVETAKDSKHFDLKEFWHVGREIPRDSKYAADMPANLWPEEIPEFREQAYGLYQALDRLGSRVLSALALHIGLAENYFADKTNSGNSILRPIHYPPITTDDIPNVRAGAHEDINLITLLVGASAAGLEVKSRQGEWVPFTADADTIVVNIGDMLQRLTNHVYPSTTHRVVNPPGEQARQPRYSTPFFLHPNPDFLIDVLPSTISADNPSRYPEPITAQGYLEERLREIKLK; encoded by the coding sequence GTGAGTCAGATCCCCACCCTGGACATCCGCCGCTTCGACACCGACCGCGAGGCCTTCGTCGCCGAACTCGGCGCGGCCTATCGCGAATGGGGCTTCGCCGGCATTCGCGGCCACGGCATCTCCGACGAGCAGATCGACCGCTCCTACGACGTGTTCAAGCGCTTCTTCGCTCTGCCCGACGAGGTCAAGCGCAAGTACCACGTGCCCGGCGGCGGCGGTGCGCGCGGCTACACCCCGTTCGGCGTGGAAACCGCCAAGGACTCCAAGCATTTCGACCTGAAGGAGTTCTGGCACGTCGGCCGCGAGATCCCGCGCGACTCCAAGTACGCCGCGGACATGCCGGCCAACCTGTGGCCGGAGGAAATCCCCGAATTCCGCGAGCAGGCCTACGGCCTGTACCAGGCCCTGGACCGGCTCGGCTCGCGCGTGCTCAGCGCGCTGGCCCTGCACATCGGCCTGGCGGAGAACTACTTCGCCGACAAAACCAATTCGGGCAACTCGATCCTGCGCCCGATCCACTATCCGCCGATCACCACCGACGACATCCCCAACGTGCGCGCCGGCGCGCACGAGGACATCAACCTGATCACCCTGCTGGTCGGCGCCAGCGCCGCCGGCCTGGAAGTGAAGTCGCGCCAGGGCGAGTGGGTGCCGTTCACCGCCGACGCCGACACCATCGTGGTCAACATCGGCGACATGCTGCAGCGCCTGACCAACCACGTGTATCCCTCGACCACCCACCGCGTGGTCAACCCGCCGGGCGAGCAGGCGCGCCAGCCGCGCTACTCGACCCCGTTCTTCCTGCACCCCAACCCGGACTTCCTGATCGACGTGCTGCCCTCGACGATCAGCGCCGACAACCCCAGCCGCTACCCCGAGCCGATCACCGCCCAGGGCTATCTGGAAGAGCGCCTGCGCGAGATCAAGCTCAAGTAA
- a CDS encoding NADH-quinone oxidoreductase subunit C, protein MSTANLAERLRERFAGATVVVAEPRGELTLEVPAADWLAAARALRDEFGFEQCVDVSGVDYLSFGSDEWDTDVSSEGFSRGVEGKSAGRFRWGESPNAASIAPERRFAAVAHLLSCQHNQRLRLKAFAPNDDLPVVGSLTGIWPGVNWFEREAFDLYGIVFEGHPDLRRILTDYGFVGYPFRKDFPLIGNVEVRYDADKRRVVYEPVSIDPRVGVPRVIRDDARYQTAQGELAQREPAQREVK, encoded by the coding sequence ATGAGCACCGCCAACCTCGCCGAGCGTCTGCGCGAACGTTTCGCCGGCGCTACCGTCGTCGTGGCCGAGCCGCGCGGCGAACTGACCCTGGAAGTCCCCGCCGCCGACTGGCTCGCCGCCGCCCGCGCGCTGCGCGACGAGTTCGGCTTCGAGCAGTGCGTCGACGTCAGCGGCGTCGACTACCTCAGCTTCGGCAGCGACGAATGGGACACCGACGTGTCCTCGGAAGGCTTCTCGCGCGGCGTCGAAGGCAAGAGCGCCGGTCGCTTCCGTTGGGGCGAAAGCCCGAACGCCGCGTCGATCGCGCCGGAGCGCCGCTTCGCCGCGGTCGCCCACCTGCTGTCGTGCCAGCACAACCAGCGGCTGCGGCTCAAGGCCTTCGCTCCGAACGACGACCTGCCGGTGGTCGGTTCGCTGACCGGCATCTGGCCGGGCGTGAATTGGTTCGAGCGCGAAGCCTTCGACCTGTACGGCATCGTCTTCGAAGGCCATCCGGACCTGCGCCGCATCCTGACCGACTACGGTTTCGTCGGTTATCCGTTCCGCAAGGACTTCCCGCTGATCGGCAACGTCGAAGTGCGCTACGACGCCGACAAGCGCCGGGTGGTGTACGAGCCGGTCTCGATCGACCCGCGCGTCGGCGTGCCGCGCGTGATCCGCGACGACGCCCGTTACCAGACCGCGCAGGGCGAGCTCGCTCAACGCGAGCCGGCGCAGCGCGAGG
- a CDS encoding DNA-deoxyinosine glycosylase, which translates to MTATPPAPVRSFAPIESPQACVLVLGSMPGVASLSAGRYYAHPQNRFWPIMGSLVGAGPELDYERRIARLRQAGIALWDVLAQCEREGSLDSAIRDETAVANDFAGFFARHPRLRTVLFNGAKAEQSFRRFVLPTLASPPALRRLPSTSPANASQANASKWSAWREALREAGVAVLD; encoded by the coding sequence ATGACCGCGACGCCCCCCGCCCCCGTCCGCAGCTTCGCCCCGATCGAATCGCCGCAGGCCTGCGTGCTGGTGCTCGGCAGCATGCCCGGCGTCGCCTCGCTGAGCGCCGGGCGCTACTACGCCCATCCGCAGAACCGGTTCTGGCCGATCATGGGCAGCCTGGTCGGCGCCGGCCCGGAACTGGACTACGAGCGGCGCATCGCACGCCTGCGCCAGGCCGGGATCGCGCTGTGGGACGTGCTGGCGCAATGCGAGCGCGAGGGCAGCCTGGATTCGGCGATCCGCGACGAGACCGCGGTCGCCAACGATTTCGCCGGCTTCTTCGCCCGCCACCCGCGGCTGCGTACGGTGCTGTTCAACGGCGCCAAGGCCGAACAGAGTTTCCGCCGCTTCGTCCTGCCGACCCTGGCCTCGCCGCCGGCGCTGCGGCGCCTGCCCTCGACCAGTCCGGCCAACGCCTCGCAGGCCAACGCGAGCAAGTGGAGCGCGTGGCGCGAGGCGCTGCGCGAGGCCGGGGTGGCGGTGCTCGACTGA
- a CDS encoding NADH-quinone oxidoreductase subunit B, with protein MGVIQSVGDTISGLMHNPLPEGRLDDILRPEGENPLLQQGFVTTNLDTLWNWARTGSMWPMTFGLACCAVEMMHAGAARLDLDRYGVVFRPSPRQSDVMIVAGTLVNKMAPALRKVYDQMPDPKWVISMGSCANGGGYYHYSYSVVRGCDRVVPVDVYVPGCPPTAEALIYGILQLQRKIRRGTNFGDQKQGVRE; from the coding sequence ATGGGAGTGATCCAAAGCGTTGGCGACACGATTTCCGGGTTGATGCACAACCCGCTCCCGGAAGGCCGCCTCGACGATATCCTGCGCCCGGAAGGCGAGAACCCGCTGCTGCAGCAGGGCTTCGTCACCACCAATCTCGACACGTTGTGGAACTGGGCCCGCACCGGTTCGATGTGGCCGATGACCTTCGGTCTGGCCTGCTGCGCGGTCGAGATGATGCACGCCGGCGCCGCGCGCCTGGACCTGGACCGCTACGGCGTGGTGTTCCGCCCGTCGCCGCGCCAGTCCGACGTGATGATCGTCGCCGGCACCCTGGTCAACAAGATGGCCCCGGCGCTGCGCAAGGTCTACGACCAGATGCCGGACCCGAAGTGGGTCATCTCGATGGGCAGCTGCGCCAACGGCGGCGGCTACTACCACTATTCCTACTCGGTGGTGCGCGGCTGCGACCGCGTGGTGCCGGTCGACGTCTACGTGCCCGGCTGCCCGCCGACCGCCGAGGCGCTGATCTACGGCATCCTGCAGCTGCAGCGCAAGATCCGCCGCGGCACCAATTTCGGCGACCAGAAGCAGGGCGTCCGCGAATGA
- the secG gene encoding preprotein translocase subunit SecG — translation MLLFLNVIYVLIAIAMVALILMQRGAGAQAGSGFGGGASATVFGARGSSNFLSKATKWLAIAFFAISLFMAWQASRPSAEAGKPDMGLMGAPQATAPAAQPTVPAPAATAPAAPASGVPQAPAQSVPAPAATQAPAVPVAPAPAPAEQATPAKQPADGK, via the coding sequence ATGCTGTTGTTCCTCAACGTCATCTATGTGCTGATCGCGATCGCGATGGTCGCGCTGATCCTGATGCAACGCGGCGCCGGCGCGCAGGCGGGCTCGGGCTTCGGCGGCGGCGCTTCGGCGACGGTGTTCGGTGCGCGCGGTTCCTCGAACTTCCTGTCCAAGGCGACCAAGTGGCTGGCGATCGCGTTCTTCGCCATCAGCCTCTTCATGGCCTGGCAGGCGAGCCGTCCCTCGGCCGAAGCCGGCAAGCCCGACATGGGCCTGATGGGCGCGCCGCAGGCGACCGCTCCGGCGGCCCAGCCGACGGTTCCCGCCCCGGCGGCGACCGCTCCGGCCGCGCCCGCTTCCGGCGTGCCGCAGGCGCCGGCGCAGTCGGTCCCGGCTCCGGCCGCGACCCAGGCGCCCGCGGTTCCGGTCGCGCCCGCTCCGGCGCCCGCCGAGCAGGCAACCCCGGCAAAACAGCCGGCTGACGGTAAGTGA